The stretch of DNA ATTCTTCTATCCTCCTCTTTATTTCTTCAAGTTTTTGATTTATTTCTTTTAATTCTTTGATCACATTTCCACTAATCATTACAGTTTAAATATGATCTAATATATAAACCATCTTATTTTGCTATATTTCTTATTCTTTATTTATAAAAGAAGGTTTTCAATTTTTCTGTTGAAAAAATCTTAACTTTAATTTGCCTTTTAAATGCCTTCTCATCGCTCCATATCGCAGCATTTAACGACAATGCTAAAGCAAAATATGGAATATCTTTAAAATGGGGAGCAATTTTCCTTGCTTCATCTAACCACATCTCATAATCTGTTTTTGGAACAGTTTCTATTTTTCTTTTCAGAAGAGATACAACAACCAAAATTTTGGGAATCTTCATTTAATTCCGTGTTTTTGAGCAACTCTCTCTTTTATAAGATCGGAGAGTTCCATTATTTGCTTATCATTTAACTGACTGCTCTCCAATAGTTGATTAGCTAATTTGAATAATAATCTCTCGCTTATTTTTTCTTTTAATGCTTCATATACTATTTTATTTATTTCCTCTTCTTCAAGTTTCTTTATCTCTTCCTCCAACTCCTTAGGGACTTTGATTTTTATTTCCACCATCACACACTAATCTGAAATGTATCTGCCAATTATGGCTTCCTGAAAATTTAAAAAAATTTATAAAATTCTCTTTATTATTTTATTGTCAGAATCAGGGGGTGGCTGCCTCACCACCCCTTCCTTTTTTTAATTTAGGCTTCATTGCTTGCTAATCTTTCCGCCTCCTTGCGGGTTTAAGAATACAAATATTTTTATATAATAAGCAGATATATGGGCGAGAAATATGGAAGGAATAGTAAAAAAATGGATAAATAAAAAGGGATATGGGTTTATAGGCGTAGATGGACAGGATGATGTTTTCGTGCATCATTCCGATGTAAAGAAGGAAGGCTTTGTAGTGCTGAGAGAAGGACAGAAAGTAAAGTTTGAGCTGGTAAATACCAACAAGGGGAAAAGAGCAAAGAATGTTGAACTAGTTGAATGATCCTGTCTGATAGAGAAATAAAAAAATATATTTTGAAGGGCGAAATTGAAATCAATCCATTTGAAGAATTAAATTTAACTCCAAATGGATATGATTTAACCATAGGAGAAATTTATATAGATGGGAAAAGAGAAAAGAAGGCAAGAATAAAGCCCCTTACATGGTTTGCAATATCAACGAGGGAATATATAAAAATAAAAAATTTGACTGCACAGCTATGGCTCCGCTCTTCATATGCAAGAAAAGGAATTTTTGCATCTTTTGGAAAGGTTGATGCAGGATTTGAAGGATGCCTAACTATAAGTTGCTTCAATGCATGCAATGAAATTGAACTAAAAGAAGGAGATAAATTCTGCCAGATTGTATTTGAAAAAATTTCATCCCAGCCAGAAAAGTATTATAATGGAAAATACAAAGGGCACAGGGAAGTAAAAATTTAGCCCTCTCTATTTATTTTTTCTATTAAATGAAGCAGATATTTCCAGAATTTTTCAACACTTGATATGCTAACAACTTCATCAGGGCTATGAGGATGCTCTATCTGTGGGCCAATAGATATTATTTCATTTATTCCTGTTATTTTTCCTATTATACCTGTCTCAAGCCCAGCATGAATTGCCTTCTTCTCTGGCTCTTTTCCATACATTTCAAGGAATGCATCGCTTGCTATCTTCAAAAGTTTTGATTCGAGATTTGGCTTCCATCCAGGATATTTGCTTCCCTCCTCCACCCTTGCGCTTGCGAGCTCCGCTATGCATCTTATGCTCTGCATTAGGGCATCGAGTGCTGAATCAATCGAGCTTCTCGAACTCATAACTATTTTAAGCTCGTTATCGCTTCTCACAGTTGCAAGATTTGTTGATGTTTCTACGAGTCCTTTCACTTCTTGGCTCATCGCAATAACTCCATGAGGCAGGGCAAGAATTAAATTCAAAACTTTCCTGCTTTCCCTTTCATCAAGAATTCTGCTAAGCTTGCATTTCTCAATGCTTATTTCCATGCCCTTTTCCTGAGGATATTCATTCATGAATATTTTTTTCATTTCCTCCACTTTCTTCTGAATTTCTTCAATGCTTTTATCAATGCTTATTTCAGCAAATGCTTCCCTTGGAATTGCATTGTGTTTGTCTCCTCCTTCAATTTTGCTTATCCTTGCATCAAGCTCATATAATATCCTTGCAAGCAGTTTTATTGAATTTGCTCTTCCCTTATCTATTTCAATTCCTGAATGCCCTCCTTTAAGTCCTTTAACAGTAATTCTTATCCCTTCCATTTCCTTGCTTAAGTATTTAAGTGGCAGGGTTATGGTTGAATTTCCTCCACCCGCACATCCAATATAAATAACTCCAAAATCCTCACTATCAAGATTTATTAAATATTTCCCTTTTATAAATCCCTCCTTAAGGCTGAATGCTCCAGTTAATCCAGTTTCTTCATCAACAGTAAAAAGAAATTCAAGAGGCAAATTTTTTTCCATCAGTGCAAGGCATATAGCGATGCCTATCCCATTGTCTGCTCCAAGAGTTGTTCCTCTTGCCCTCACATAGTCGCCATCTATATAAGGCTTTATTTCATCCTTTGAAAAATCATGAACAACATCCTTATTTTTTTCGCAAACCATATCCATGTGGCACTGAAATGTTATTATAGCATTTCCATTCCTCGCTACAACATTTCCCGCCTCATCTCTTGCTACTTCATATCCAAACTTTCTTGCAACCTCGCATATATAATTTGCAATCCTCTCCTCATGCTTCGAGCAATGAGGAATTTTGCATATCTCTTCAAAATATTTCCACACCTCTTTTGGCTCAATATTTTCGAGCATAGAGTAATAAAAAAACAAGTATAAATCTATTACCTAAAAACATCAATCGCATACAAACTACCCGTCAGAAGATAAAAATCATAAATTTTTCCATGCTCGCCAGCAATCACTGAGCCAGCGGGCGGGCAACCAAGATAGAAGTAGGAAAGGGGGTCAGCAACAAGCCAGTAGCCAAATTCATCCTCAAAAACAGCATAGCTAAGATTTGCTGAATAATATGCATCAATGCAATCAAGAATGCTCAAATTCTTTCCTATATAAATTGCTGAAAAAGCATGATTATCTGTTAAATATATTCTTGCTGTTCCTCCTATTGCCTCAACCATCGCTGAAATCAGCATTGCAAATTCCTCGCAATCTCCCCCGCTATAAATTGCATAACTTGGCTTATTCCATTCATCCCCCTCCTCTTTCTTATATTCGACATTTTCATAAACCCAGTCAAAAATTGAGCATATCTTTGCAATATTATATGATGAACCATATTGAGATGTTATTTCATTTGCTTTTAATTTAATAAATGGGTCAAAAGGATTGACAAGCTCGTTTATTTTATCAAAATATTTGTAATAATTTTTATAGAATTTGTAATCTCTTTTGCTTTCAAGCTTTTTTACTTCAATATCCTTTTCTTCCTTTAAATACCTCAGCCCGTAGTCATGCCATTTTCCATCCACTCCCGCCATAAAATATATACCCAGTTTGTAGCTATAATTTCCTTCCTCTGGAGCATAAAATGAAAAAAAGAAGGAGGCATTTTCCCCCTGCAAAATTTCTTTTCCATGCTTGTGCTTCATTGCTTGTTCGCTGTCATTTATTTTTATTGCAAAACCATAAACAAAAAGTTTGCTCTGGCCAGTATTTTTAATATATATTTTTAAAGCGCACCTGCTGAAAGCATAGGCATCGGAAATTTTCCAGATAACTTCATAACTTGCTGAATATGATAAAAAAGAATTTTCCTCAGGCTTTTCTTCAAAATTTACAAAATAGGGCAAAGGGGCTACTAAATCCTCTTCCTTAAATCCCTCTCTCTCAAAATTCAAAAAAATACATCCAGCCAGCAAAAAAACAGAAATCACCACAATTAATCGCATCTAAAAAATAAAAAGGGGAAGAGATTAGCTCACACCCAGCACAAATGGGCCGAGCACGAAGCCGCTTGCTGTCTTTCCTGCTCCTCCAGCATTTACCCTAATTGTTGTCTTTCCAAAGCCAAGTACAAGGCCACTGCTTATTGTTGTGCTTGCTCCTGGTGCAAGTGTTGGTATTGTTCCTTCTGCATGCTTTCCTAATATGATTAGTCCTCCTTCTAAATCAATGCTCCATGCAACATTCTCTGCTGGAATTGTTCCCGCATTGCTAACTGTTGCTGTAACTCCAAATCCACCAGATATGCTATCAACATTTATTACTGCTGCTGGT from Thermoplasmatales archaeon encodes:
- the dcd gene encoding dCTP deaminase yields the protein MLSDREIKKYILKGEIEINPFEELNLTPNGYDLTIGEIYIDGKREKKARIKPLTWFAISTREYIKIKNLTAQLWLRSSYARKGIFASFGKVDAGFEGCLTISCFNACNEIELKEGDKFCQIVFEKISSQPEKYYNGKYKGHREVKI
- a CDS encoding aminoacyl-histidine dipeptidase → MLENIEPKEVWKYFEEICKIPHCSKHEERIANYICEVARKFGYEVARDEAGNVVARNGNAIITFQCHMDMVCEKNKDVVHDFSKDEIKPYIDGDYVRARGTTLGADNGIGIAICLALMEKNLPLEFLFTVDEETGLTGAFSLKEGFIKGKYLINLDSEDFGVIYIGCAGGGNSTITLPLKYLSKEMEGIRITVKGLKGGHSGIEIDKGRANSIKLLARILYELDARISKIEGGDKHNAIPREAFAEISIDKSIEEIQKKVEEMKKIFMNEYPQEKGMEISIEKCKLSRILDERESRKVLNLILALPHGVIAMSQEVKGLVETSTNLATVRSDNELKIVMSSRSSIDSALDALMQSIRCIAELASARVEEGSKYPGWKPNLESKLLKIASDAFLEMYGKEPEKKAIHAGLETGIIGKITGINEIISIGPQIEHPHSPDEVVSISSVEKFWKYLLHLIEKINREG
- a CDS encoding transglutaminase domain-containing protein, with product MNFEREGFKEEDLVAPLPYFVNFEEKPEENSFLSYSASYEVIWKISDAYAFSRCALKIYIKNTGQSKLFVYGFAIKINDSEQAMKHKHGKEILQGENASFFFSFYAPEEGNYSYKLGIYFMAGVDGKWHDYGLRYLKEEKDIEVKKLESKRDYKFYKNYYKYFDKINELVNPFDPFIKLKANEITSQYGSSYNIAKICSIFDWVYENVEYKKEEGDEWNKPSYAIYSGGDCEEFAMLISAMVEAIGGTARIYLTDNHAFSAIYIGKNLSILDCIDAYYSANLSYAVFEDEFGYWLVADPLSYFYLGCPPAGSVIAGEHGKIYDFYLLTGSLYAIDVFR
- a CDS encoding cold shock domain-containing protein — its product is MEGIVKKWINKKGYGFIGVDGQDDVFVHHSDVKKEGFVVLREGQKVKFELVNTNKGKRAKNVELVE